A single window of Terriglobia bacterium DNA harbors:
- a CDS encoding lipid-binding SYLF domain-containing protein, translated as MGGCSQHHVATTASGKTVYGEQAQIVGRLRNAGDDLKQLMSAPDNAIPQDVLADAKCIAVVPDMVKGGFVFGANHGRGVATCRTGNGWSQPAFFAITGGTWGAQIGLESVDLVMVFLGDAGMQQLLSSQFKLGAEAGVAGGPVGREAQASTDWKLKNKILVYSRTKGLFAGIDLSGAAVKPDDDSTRAYYGKLVSSHETLMGQGPRNDNSNLFLSDVREAFRESKTKEAASSR; from the coding sequence ATGGGCGGATGCTCGCAGCATCACGTGGCTACAACCGCCAGCGGCAAAACTGTCTACGGCGAACAGGCCCAGATCGTGGGACGGCTGCGCAACGCCGGAGACGATCTGAAACAACTGATGAGCGCGCCCGATAACGCCATTCCTCAAGATGTTTTGGCCGATGCCAAATGCATCGCCGTGGTTCCAGACATGGTAAAAGGCGGATTCGTTTTTGGCGCAAATCATGGTCGTGGCGTTGCCACATGCCGCACCGGAAACGGCTGGAGCCAGCCTGCATTCTTTGCCATTACGGGTGGAACGTGGGGAGCCCAGATCGGCCTGGAGTCGGTGGATCTGGTGATGGTATTCCTGGGCGATGCGGGCATGCAGCAGCTATTGTCTTCGCAATTCAAATTAGGGGCGGAAGCTGGAGTCGCGGGTGGCCCTGTGGGACGTGAAGCGCAGGCCAGCACTGATTGGAAGCTGAAAAATAAGATCCTCGTGTACTCGCGCACCAAAGGATTGTTTGCTGGTATTGACCTGAGCGGCGCGGCAGTGAAACCGGATGATGATTCCACCCGCGCATATTACGGAAAGCTGGTTTCGTCCCATGAGACGCTGATGGGTCAGGGACCGCGTAATGACAACTCGAATCTCTTCCTTTCAGACGTGAGAGAAGCATTCCGCGAATCCAAAACCAAGGAAGCGGCAAGTTCCAGATAG
- a CDS encoding MerR family transcriptional regulator encodes MHKLAKTTVRKSVSGEVVIPDKLYFRIGEVSRLCGLPSYVLRFWETEFNQLKPSKSGTGQRMYRKIDVENVLRIKKLLYDQGFTIAGARQQLRAETKRKQSPLPFAVPTPNRGELKQVRQGLREILGILTARH; translated from the coding sequence ATGCATAAACTTGCAAAGACTACCGTCCGGAAATCCGTTTCCGGCGAAGTCGTCATTCCGGACAAGCTCTACTTTCGCATTGGCGAAGTCAGCCGCCTTTGCGGCCTGCCCAGCTATGTGCTCCGCTTCTGGGAAACCGAGTTCAACCAGCTCAAGCCCTCCAAGAGTGGTACCGGCCAGCGGATGTACCGGAAAATCGACGTGGAGAACGTGCTGCGGATCAAGAAGCTCCTGTACGATCAGGGCTTCACCATAGCGGGAGCGCGCCAGCAACTGCGGGCGGAAACCAAGCGCAAACAGTCGCCTTTACCTTTCGCCGTCCCCACCCCCAACCGGGGCGAGTTAAAGCAAGTCCGGCAAGGGCTTAGAGAGATCCTGGGGATCCTCACTGCCCGTCATTAA
- a CDS encoding LytTR family transcriptional regulator, protein MSTLEGAVTSGRLPIKESGRTVFVPLDEVEYFEASGNYVRVHAGEAHYRVREKLSTMETRLPERDFVRIHRSVIVNRNRIHELRRSFSGKYLVTLVSGKQVTLSRSHRQQLSALKEPY, encoded by the coding sequence ATGAGCACATTAGAAGGCGCAGTAACCAGCGGCAGATTACCGATCAAGGAAAGCGGACGGACAGTGTTTGTCCCGCTTGATGAAGTCGAATACTTTGAAGCATCGGGCAACTATGTGCGTGTGCATGCGGGAGAGGCACACTATCGCGTGCGCGAGAAACTAAGCACCATGGAAACACGGTTGCCGGAGCGCGACTTTGTCCGTATCCATCGCTCCGTCATCGTGAACCGCAACCGCATTCATGAGCTGCGACGGTCATTCAGCGGCAAATATCTGGTGACGCTTGTTTCCGGCAAGCAGGTCACGCTTAGCCGCAGCCATCGCCAGCAGCTTTCCGCATTGAAGGAACCGTACTAG
- a CDS encoding PDZ domain-containing protein has translation MSKKIQVLLLTSSMLIIAFVMIGSLGVHASGASSSGDVTLKHIGVYSEVLYRVRAEYVEEPNMSAVTNGALHGLLESLDADSSYLTPSEYKVFKQKKTEGKANIGATVSKRFGYAAIISVIPGGPADKAGLNSGDIIETVEGLSTHDLSLAAVKNHLVGEPGSRLELTIIRTRKIEPQKITVVRDVVALPAVTETMAADNTGIIKAQVLTKGKAAEIAEKVKSLQKKGAKKLVLDLRNNSEGEEEEGVAVANLFLGKGTIGSLQGQKVEKVTYTADPQKKITDLPLAVLVNRGTAGPAELVAAAILDNTRGDVVGDKTFGEGSVQKLIEVPDGSALILSVAKYYTSNGKVIQDTGITPNIAVASNDDIVAVSDDDDSSPNDEPQKTQPKEDEQLRRAIEVLKMKTQKS, from the coding sequence ATGTCGAAAAAGATCCAAGTTCTCCTCCTGACCAGCTCCATGTTGATCATCGCTTTTGTCATGATAGGCAGCCTGGGCGTACATGCCTCCGGCGCCAGCAGCAGCGGTGACGTAACCCTCAAACACATTGGCGTTTACAGCGAAGTGCTTTATCGCGTCCGCGCGGAATATGTGGAAGAGCCCAACATGAGCGCGGTCACAAACGGCGCGCTGCATGGCCTGCTGGAATCGCTGGACGCTGACTCCAGCTATCTCACTCCGTCTGAATACAAAGTCTTCAAACAGAAGAAGACGGAAGGCAAAGCCAACATTGGCGCTACGGTTTCCAAGAGATTCGGTTATGCCGCCATCATCTCTGTGATTCCGGGCGGCCCCGCCGACAAAGCCGGCCTGAACTCCGGAGACATTATTGAAACCGTGGAAGGCCTAAGCACGCATGATCTATCTTTGGCCGCGGTGAAAAATCATCTGGTGGGCGAGCCCGGCTCGCGCTTGGAATTGACCATTATCCGCACGCGCAAAATTGAACCGCAAAAGATCACGGTAGTTCGCGACGTTGTCGCTCTTCCGGCCGTAACTGAGACAATGGCTGCGGACAATACCGGCATTATCAAAGCCCAGGTACTGACCAAGGGCAAAGCCGCGGAAATTGCCGAGAAGGTGAAGTCCCTGCAGAAAAAAGGCGCCAAGAAGCTGGTGCTTGATCTGCGCAACAACTCTGAAGGCGAAGAAGAGGAAGGCGTGGCCGTGGCCAATCTCTTCCTGGGCAAAGGCACCATAGGGTCCCTGCAAGGCCAGAAGGTTGAAAAAGTAACTTACACTGCTGATCCTCAGAAGAAGATCACCGATCTGCCCTTGGCTGTGCTGGTAAATCGCGGCACTGCCGGCCCTGCGGAATTGGTGGCGGCGGCAATTCTTGATAACACCCGTGGTGACGTTGTTGGCGACAAGACTTTTGGCGAAGGCTCAGTACAGAAGCTGATTGAAGTGCCGGATGGTTCGGCGCTGATTCTCTCCGTGGCCAAGTACTACACATCGAACGGCAAGGTCATACAGGATACGGGCATCACGCCGAATATTGCGGTGGCTTCCAATGATGACATTGTTGCTGTCTCTGATGACGATGACAGCAGTCCGAACGATGAGCCGCAGAAGACGCAACCTAAAGAAGATGAACAGCTGCGCCGCGCGATTGAAGTCCTGAAAATGAAAACGCAGAAAAGCTAG